A window of Polaribacter litorisediminis contains these coding sequences:
- a CDS encoding NADP-dependent isocitrate dehydrogenase — MSKTAKIIYTKTDEAPALATRSFLPIVKAFTKSSNIEFEVKDISLAARILANFSDYLTEEQKVEDALVILGDLVKNPEANIIKLPNISASVAQLKAAIDELQTLGYALPNFPEDPETEEEKNILATYNKVKGSAVNPVLREGNSDRRAPKAIKNYARKNPHSMGSWSPDSKSHVATMSTGDFFSNEKSITIKKPTSISIQHIAENGAVKVLKESFALLEGEIIDATIMSKKALIDFLEEEYEDSLDKNVLFSLHMKGTMMKVSDPIIFGHAVKVFFSDLFKKHGKTFKKIGVDVNNGLGNLLSKLSELPKEKRDEIREDLRYAFDHGPEIAMVNSDRGITNLHVPSDIIIDASMPAMIRTSGKMYNSHGKLQDTKAIIPDSSYAGIYAATIDFCKKNGAFDPTTMGTVPNVGLMAQKAEEYGSHDKTFEIAKAGKVIVVDDTTGKTLIEHAVEEGDIWRMCQTKDLPIQDWVKLAVTRARASKTPAVFWLDKDRGHDAEVIKKVKKYLQNHDTDGLDIRILSPIKATEFTLERIVKGQDTISVSGNVLRDYLTDLFPILEVGTSAKMLSIVPLMNGGGLFETGAGGSAPKHVQQFLEENHLRWDSLGEFLALAVSLEHLGNTTNNPKALVLAETLDEATDTFLEHNKSPSRKVGEIDNRGSHFYLALYWAQGLANQNKNIELKNEFTKLAESLSKNEDKIVSELNEIQGNPVNIGGYFMPNEELANQAMRPNSTLNSFF, encoded by the coding sequence TGAGCAAAACAGCTAAAATTATATATACAAAAACAGATGAAGCTCCAGCTTTAGCAACCCGTTCTTTCTTGCCAATTGTAAAAGCATTCACAAAATCTTCTAACATAGAATTTGAAGTTAAAGATATTTCTTTAGCAGCTAGAATTCTTGCAAATTTTTCTGATTATTTAACAGAAGAACAAAAAGTTGAAGATGCTTTAGTTATTTTGGGAGATTTAGTTAAAAATCCAGAAGCAAATATTATAAAATTACCAAATATTAGCGCTTCCGTAGCACAATTAAAGGCAGCTATTGATGAATTACAAACCTTAGGGTATGCTTTACCTAATTTCCCTGAAGATCCTGAAACAGAGGAAGAAAAAAATATTTTAGCAACGTATAACAAAGTAAAAGGTTCTGCCGTAAATCCAGTCTTAAGGGAAGGAAATTCAGACAGAAGAGCTCCAAAAGCTATTAAAAATTACGCTCGTAAAAACCCACATTCTATGGGTTCTTGGAGCCCAGATTCTAAATCGCATGTAGCAACCATGTCTACTGGTGATTTTTTTAGTAACGAGAAATCGATTACTATAAAAAAACCTACATCTATAAGCATACAGCATATTGCAGAAAACGGCGCAGTAAAAGTTTTAAAAGAAAGCTTTGCCTTATTAGAAGGAGAAATTATTGATGCTACTATAATGAGTAAGAAAGCATTAATCGATTTTTTAGAAGAAGAATATGAAGATTCTTTAGATAAAAATGTATTGTTTTCGTTGCACATGAAAGGTACAATGATGAAAGTAAGTGACCCTATAATTTTTGGTCATGCAGTAAAAGTATTTTTCTCTGACCTATTTAAAAAACATGGAAAGACTTTTAAAAAAATCGGTGTTGATGTTAATAATGGTCTTGGAAATCTGCTCAGTAAATTAAGTGAATTACCAAAAGAAAAACGAGATGAAATTAGAGAAGATTTAAGATATGCTTTTGATCACGGCCCTGAAATAGCGATGGTAAATTCTGATAGAGGAATTACTAATTTGCATGTACCTTCAGACATCATTATAGATGCTTCTATGCCTGCCATGATAAGAACTTCTGGTAAAATGTACAATTCACACGGAAAATTACAAGATACCAAAGCAATTATTCCTGATAGTTCTTATGCCGGAATTTATGCAGCGACGATAGATTTTTGTAAAAAGAACGGCGCTTTTGATCCCACAACTATGGGAACAGTTCCTAATGTTGGTTTAATGGCTCAAAAAGCAGAGGAATATGGTTCTCATGATAAAACTTTTGAAATTGCAAAAGCAGGAAAAGTAATTGTGGTAGATGATACCACCGGAAAAACTTTAATAGAGCATGCCGTAGAAGAAGGAGACATTTGGAGAATGTGCCAAACGAAAGATTTACCAATTCAAGATTGGGTAAAATTAGCAGTTACAAGAGCAAGAGCTTCTAAAACTCCCGCGGTTTTTTGGTTAGATAAAGACAGAGGTCATGATGCAGAAGTGATTAAAAAAGTTAAAAAATATTTACAAAATCATGATACCGATGGTTTAGATATCCGAATTTTATCACCGATAAAAGCTACCGAGTTTACCCTAGAAAGAATTGTAAAAGGACAAGATACGATTTCTGTTTCGGGTAATGTTTTGCGTGATTATTTAACAGACTTATTCCCTATTTTAGAAGTAGGTACTTCTGCTAAAATGTTATCAATAGTTCCTTTAATGAATGGTGGCGGTTTGTTTGAAACTGGCGCTGGTGGTTCTGCTCCAAAACATGTACAACAATTTTTAGAAGAAAACCATTTACGTTGGGATTCTTTAGGTGAATTTTTAGCACTAGCAGTTTCTCTAGAACATTTAGGAAACACCACGAATAATCCAAAAGCGCTCGTGTTGGCAGAAACCTTAGACGAGGCAACGGATACGTTTTTAGAACATAATAAATCACCATCAAGAAAGGTAGGTGAAATAGATAATAGAGGTTCTCATTTTTATTTAGCATTATATTGGGCTCAAGGTTTGGCGAATCAAAATAAAAACATCGAACTAAAAAATGAATTTACGAAGTTAGCAGAATCTTTAAGTAAAAATGAAGATAAAATAGTTTCTGAATTAAATGAAATTCAAGGTAATCCTGTAAATATTGGAGGTTATTTTATGCCCAATGAAGAACTAGCCAACCAGGCTATGAGACCCAATAGCACTTTAAACAGTTTTTTTTAG
- a CDS encoding efflux RND transporter periplasmic adaptor subunit, which produces MNKKRIAIFTSIGLILIYFIYSYFSPAKEGDIYITTKVKKGNFISEVITSGEAQSTSLKKINGPSNLRKFRLNNIKIQDLVAEGSIVKKGDYVGRLDPSGVNEQILDAQLNLETAESKFTQQQLDTTLSLKQERNAIKDLRFSMEETSLELKQSIYEPPATIKKLEINLEKAERDLKEKLENYKIKKRQANAKMVEVGTQVSKIRKKLDDLLKLLKSFTIYSDGNGMITYDKEWDGTKKKVGSDISPWNPTIASLPDLTKMESKTYANEVDIRKIKKDLPVKIGFDAFPDIEMDGIVTDVANVGENKRGSDIKVFQVLIKLNGSNTNIRPGMTTSNKILTFERKDVLSVPLEAIFSKDSITYVYKKTGFSVAKKQVKIGDSNNDSVIILEGLTAEDVVYLNKPEGLDDDQIAKLN; this is translated from the coding sequence ATGAACAAGAAGCGTATTGCCATTTTTACTTCTATAGGATTAATTCTAATTTACTTTATTTACAGCTATTTTTCACCCGCAAAAGAAGGTGATATTTACATTACTACAAAAGTAAAAAAGGGAAATTTTATTAGTGAAGTCATTACTTCTGGCGAAGCACAATCAACTAGCCTGAAAAAAATTAACGGTCCAAGTAATCTTAGAAAATTCCGACTCAATAATATTAAAATTCAAGATTTAGTGGCTGAAGGTAGTATCGTTAAAAAAGGTGATTATGTTGGAAGGCTAGATCCTAGTGGCGTAAATGAACAAATTTTAGATGCGCAATTAAATTTAGAAACAGCCGAATCTAAATTTACACAACAACAATTAGATACGACTCTTTCATTAAAACAAGAAAGAAATGCCATAAAAGATTTACGTTTTAGTATGGAAGAAACCTCATTAGAACTAAAACAATCTATATATGAGCCACCAGCAACTATTAAAAAACTAGAAATAAATCTAGAAAAAGCTGAGAGAGATTTAAAAGAGAAGCTAGAAAACTACAAGATTAAAAAGAGACAAGCCAATGCAAAAATGGTTGAAGTAGGTACACAAGTATCTAAAATTAGAAAAAAATTAGATGATTTATTAAAATTACTAAAATCTTTTACCATTTATTCTGATGGAAATGGTATGATTACTTATGATAAAGAATGGGATGGTACCAAGAAAAAAGTAGGTTCTGATATTAGCCCTTGGAATCCTACGATTGCCAGTTTACCAGATTTAACAAAAATGGAATCTAAAACCTACGCAAATGAGGTTGATATCAGAAAAATAAAAAAAGATTTGCCTGTAAAAATTGGTTTTGATGCATTTCCTGATATAGAAATGGATGGAATTGTAACTGATGTTGCTAATGTTGGTGAAAATAAAAGAGGTTCAGATATAAAGGTTTTTCAAGTTTTGATAAAATTAAATGGATCTAATACCAATATAAGACCTGGCATGACAACCTCAAACAAAATATTAACTTTTGAAAGAAAAGATGTTTTAAGTGTTCCTTTAGAAGCTATTTTCTCTAAAGATTCAATTACCTATGTTTATAAAAAGACTGGGTTTTCTGTAGCTAAAAAACAAGTGAAGATTGGCGATTCTAATAACGACTCTGTTATAATTTTAGAAGGCTTAACAGCAGAAGATGTTGTATATTTAAACAAACCAGAAGGTTTAGATGATGATCAAATAGCAAAATTAAATTAG
- a CDS encoding ABC transporter permease — MIDKIYIEKLKSNFSEAVRVILANKVRTLLTSLGIIFGVAAVITMLAIGSGAEKEILAQLELVGVNNIVITPIPDEAENENTEDETDAGGISPKRFSKGLDMLDVNSIKKNLPSVKKISPEIILETYVIKKGRQSPVKLIGVSSDFFATSNIDIESGKNFSDAQIAYSLPVCIIGKKIEKKLFTGESAIGKQIKVKDVWLQVIGVIEEKFISENAQENLGIRDLNQDVYIPITTFLVRYKDRKIISDKPIETGGGMIFISGDQQGPKKKIPRGNYHQIDKLTIQVNNSAELNSTADVLSRMLKRRHNDMLDFEISIPIQLLKQQQKTKQIFNIVLSIIAGISLLIGGIGIMNIMLASVLERTKEIGIIRAIGATQEDVILQFLTESVLVSIGGGIVGILLGIFASYILEITTGIETILTLSSILLSFFVATLIGLIFGIAPAKSAASKSPIEAIRHE; from the coding sequence ATGATTGATAAAATCTATATAGAAAAACTAAAATCTAATTTTAGCGAAGCTGTACGTGTAATTTTAGCCAATAAAGTAAGAACCTTATTAACATCTTTAGGTATTATTTTTGGTGTTGCTGCAGTGATAACAATGCTTGCAATTGGTAGTGGTGCAGAAAAAGAAATTTTAGCACAATTAGAGTTGGTGGGTGTTAACAATATTGTTATTACCCCGATTCCGGATGAAGCAGAAAATGAGAATACTGAAGATGAAACAGATGCCGGTGGCATTTCTCCCAAAAGGTTTTCTAAAGGTTTAGATATGTTAGATGTGAATAGCATCAAAAAAAATCTGCCCTCGGTAAAAAAAATAAGTCCAGAAATTATTCTAGAAACCTACGTGATTAAAAAAGGAAGGCAAAGTCCTGTAAAATTAATTGGTGTTTCTTCAGACTTTTTTGCTACCTCAAATATCGATATTGAAAGTGGTAAAAACTTTTCTGATGCACAAATAGCGTATTCTTTACCCGTTTGTATTATTGGTAAAAAAATTGAGAAAAAACTATTTACTGGAGAAAGTGCTATTGGCAAACAAATAAAAGTGAAAGATGTTTGGTTACAAGTTATTGGTGTTATCGAAGAAAAATTTATATCAGAAAATGCTCAAGAAAATTTAGGAATTCGAGATTTAAACCAAGATGTTTATATACCCATTACTACTTTCTTAGTGCGTTATAAAGATCGTAAAATTATTAGTGATAAACCTATAGAAACTGGAGGTGGTATGATTTTTATCAGTGGAGATCAACAGGGTCCAAAAAAGAAAATTCCTAGAGGTAATTATCATCAAATCGATAAATTAACGATTCAAGTAAATAATTCAGCAGAATTAAATTCAACTGCAGATGTATTAAGCAGAATGCTTAAAAGAAGACATAATGATATGTTGGATTTTGAGATTTCTATACCCATCCAACTTTTAAAACAGCAACAAAAAACCAAGCAGATATTTAATATTGTTTTAAGTATTATTGCTGGTATTTCTTTATTAATTGGCGGTATAGGAATTATGAATATTATGTTGGCGTCTGTTTTAGAGCGAACAAAAGAAATCGGAATTATTAGGGCAATCGGCGCTACCCAAGAAGATGTTATTCTGCAGTTTTTAACAGAATCTGTTTTGGTAAGTATCGGAGGCGGTATTGTTGGAATTTTACTAGGCATTTTTGCCTCCTATATTTTAGAAATAACCACTGGCATAGAAACTATTTTAACTTTAAGTTCCATTCTACTTTCTTTTTTTGTTGCCACCCTTATTGGATTAATTTTTGGCATTGCGCCTGCAAAATCTGCTGCGAGTAAAAGCCCTATTGAAGCTATTAGACACGAATAA
- a CDS encoding TolC family protein has product MKNILITFCFLLSIYTHSQQQITLDQAIEIAQKKSPEYKALINQNQASYWRFRNFKASFLPQLRLDATLPSYSNSINRLTNDQGEDIFVQTNQSRLQGNLSLNQNLGFTGGTLSFSSQVERVDLFTNDATRFAVVPFSINYRQNSIFYNEFKWNKKIEPLLYEEAKRDFIEGMEAISLNTTRRYFALLKAQVQAKIAQSNFSNQDTLFQISKGRFKMGKIAENDLLQIELSVLNSKNEVTTNEIDIKRTSQNLARYLDLETENLLLNAPKELSIFTVTVEKALEEAKSNRKAVIEFRRRRLQAEQDVAEVKGNNRLQLRLNANFGISQQGDDFNNLFQDYNQQQNVSISVGVPILDWGVSKSRRKLVEANKDLVNTNVEQDEQEFEQEIYLHTLNWKNQRNFLEIAQKAQEIATKRYDITKKRFILGKITITDLNIALQEKDRAALSYLNSLEKFWTDYYTLRRLTLYDFIKNEKIEVADLIYD; this is encoded by the coding sequence ATGAAAAATATTTTAATTACTTTTTGTTTTTTACTATCTATTTACACACATAGTCAACAACAAATTACATTAGACCAAGCTATTGAAATTGCTCAAAAAAAATCTCCTGAATACAAAGCGCTCATCAATCAAAACCAGGCTAGTTATTGGAGATTTAGAAATTTTAAAGCTAGTTTTTTACCACAATTGCGTTTAGATGCTACTTTACCTTCATACTCTAACTCTATCAATAGGCTTACCAATGATCAAGGTGAAGATATTTTTGTACAAACCAATCAATCTAGATTGCAAGGAAATTTATCTTTAAACCAAAATTTAGGTTTTACAGGGGGTACATTATCTTTTAGTTCTCAAGTAGAAAGAGTCGATCTTTTTACAAATGATGCAACTAGATTTGCAGTAGTTCCGTTTTCTATAAACTACAGGCAAAATTCTATCTTTTACAATGAGTTTAAATGGAATAAAAAGATTGAACCCTTACTTTATGAAGAAGCGAAAAGAGATTTTATTGAAGGTATGGAAGCTATTTCTCTTAACACTACCAGAAGGTATTTTGCTTTACTAAAAGCACAAGTTCAAGCAAAAATTGCACAATCTAATTTTTCTAATCAAGATACTTTATTTCAAATTAGTAAAGGAAGATTTAAAATGGGTAAAATTGCTGAAAATGATTTATTGCAAATTGAATTATCCGTTTTAAATTCTAAAAATGAAGTAACCACTAACGAAATTGACATCAAAAGAACCTCGCAAAACTTAGCCCGGTATTTAGATTTAGAAACGGAAAACCTTTTGTTAAACGCCCCCAAAGAATTATCAATATTTACAGTTACAGTAGAAAAAGCTTTAGAGGAAGCTAAATCGAATAGAAAGGCAGTGATTGAATTTAGAAGAAGACGTTTGCAAGCCGAACAAGATGTGGCAGAAGTAAAAGGTAATAATAGACTGCAACTGCGTTTAAATGCTAATTTCGGAATTTCGCAACAAGGTGATGATTTTAATAACTTGTTTCAAGATTATAATCAACAACAAAATGTATCGATTTCTGTGGGAGTTCCTATATTAGATTGGGGGGTTTCTAAATCTAGAAGAAAATTAGTAGAAGCGAACAAAGATTTAGTAAACACCAATGTTGAACAAGATGAACAAGAATTTGAACAAGAGATTTATTTACATACGTTAAACTGGAAAAATCAACGTAACTTTTTAGAAATTGCTCAAAAAGCACAAGAAATAGCTACAAAAAGATACGATATTACTAAAAAGCGTTTTATTTTAGGTAAAATTACGATAACAGATTTAAACATCGCTTTGCAAGAAAAAGATAGAGCTGCTTTAAGTTATTTGAATTCTTTAGAAAAATTTTGGACTGATTACTATACCTTAAGAAGATTAACATTATATGATTTTATCAAAAATGAAAAAATTGAAGTTGCGGATTTAATATATGATTAA
- a CDS encoding TonB-dependent receptor, which translates to MKKIYFLFFLLSLSIYSQEKFTVSGTVYDDISNETLIGVSVYFPELNAGTTTNEYGFYSITIPKGTYKVQISYLGFTTIIETINLSEKLIKNFNLKEASESLDEIIIEADIEKINVRSPQMSVNKLTSATIKKIPVVLGEADIIKSLILLPGVTSAGEGASGFNVRGGAADQNLILLDEAIVFNSSHLFGFFSVFNPDVIKDVKLYKGGIPARFGGRLSSVLDIYQKEGNSKEFNVNGGIGLVSSRLLIEGPIEKEKSSFVVAGRASYAHLFLPLFDNDNKAYFYDLNGKFNYRINDKNNVFLSTYFGKDIFGVSDSFVNEYGNNVLNLRWNHLFSDKIFSNLSLIYSDYFYGLILDFVGFEWDSGITNYNLKYDFKHYLNDKFTLSYGINNIYNRFNPGEIIPNREDSGIQPEKLIDKYANEFAVYLDAEHKVSNKLNLQYGIRFSNFTRLGQDELNVYENNQAVIYNAEFKKYESAEAIATESFKRSDALATFSNFEPRFSLSYVLNDATSIKASYNRMAQYLHLLTNTASPTPLDVWAPSGRFIKPQLLDQYALGYFKSIKNSDYSLETEVFYKDIQNRIDYINGANLVANNEIETVILNGQARAYGLEVLFKKNVGDFQGWFAYTLSRSEQQTLGRTANEPGINNGEWYHSPFDKTHDISVNTSYELSKKWSLNANFLLQTGQPTNYPVGQYEVQGLNVPIFDDNRRNADRLPAYHRLDVSATLTPDKNKNKEWQGEWVFGLYNVYGRQNAASINFRQNTETFRNEAIQTSIFGLVPSVTYNFKF; encoded by the coding sequence TTGAAAAAGATTTACTTTCTATTTTTTTTACTATCGCTTTCTATATATAGCCAGGAAAAATTTACAGTCAGTGGCACTGTTTACGATGATATCAGCAACGAAACCCTCATTGGAGTATCTGTATATTTTCCAGAATTAAACGCAGGCACAACCACGAATGAATATGGTTTTTATTCGATCACAATTCCTAAAGGCACTTATAAAGTTCAAATTAGTTACTTGGGTTTTACGACCATTATTGAAACTATCAACTTATCAGAAAAATTAATCAAAAACTTCAATTTAAAAGAGGCATCTGAGAGTTTAGATGAAATTATTATTGAGGCTGATATTGAAAAAATAAATGTTCGTTCTCCTCAAATGAGTGTCAATAAATTAACATCGGCAACCATTAAAAAAATTCCCGTTGTTTTGGGCGAAGCTGATATTATTAAATCTTTGATTTTATTACCCGGCGTTACGAGTGCTGGTGAGGGCGCCTCAGGATTTAATGTAAGAGGCGGAGCTGCAGATCAAAACTTAATTTTATTAGATGAAGCTATTGTTTTTAATTCTTCACATTTATTTGGTTTTTTCTCGGTTTTTAACCCTGATGTAATTAAAGATGTTAAACTATATAAAGGAGGAATTCCTGCTCGTTTCGGAGGAAGATTATCATCCGTTTTAGATATTTATCAGAAAGAAGGAAACAGTAAAGAGTTTAATGTAAATGGTGGCATTGGCTTGGTTTCTTCAAGATTATTAATAGAAGGCCCCATTGAAAAAGAAAAAAGTTCTTTTGTTGTGGCAGGTAGAGCCTCTTATGCGCATTTATTTTTACCGCTTTTTGACAATGATAATAAGGCCTATTTTTACGATTTAAATGGTAAATTCAATTATCGTATTAATGATAAAAATAATGTATTCTTATCTACTTATTTTGGAAAAGATATATTTGGAGTGAGTGATAGCTTTGTGAATGAATATGGTAATAATGTCTTAAACTTGCGTTGGAATCATCTTTTTTCTGATAAAATTTTCTCTAATTTATCTTTAATCTATTCAGATTATTTCTACGGATTAATTCTTGACTTTGTTGGTTTTGAATGGGATTCTGGTATTACAAACTACAATTTAAAATATGATTTTAAACATTATTTAAATGATAAATTTACATTGAGTTATGGTATCAATAATATATACAACAGATTTAATCCTGGCGAAATTATTCCTAATAGAGAAGATTCAGGCATTCAGCCAGAAAAATTAATAGACAAATATGCCAACGAGTTTGCAGTTTATTTAGATGCTGAGCACAAAGTAAGCAACAAATTAAATTTACAATATGGTATTCGTTTTAGTAATTTTACACGTTTAGGGCAAGATGAATTAAATGTTTACGAAAATAATCAAGCGGTTATTTATAACGCAGAATTTAAAAAATATGAGTCCGCAGAAGCAATTGCCACAGAATCTTTTAAAAGAAGCGATGCATTAGCGACCTTTAGTAATTTTGAGCCAAGATTTTCTTTGTCTTATGTGCTGAATGATGCTACCTCAATAAAAGCAAGCTATAACAGAATGGCGCAATATTTACATTTGCTAACCAACACTGCCTCTCCTACTCCATTAGATGTTTGGGCGCCAAGTGGTCGTTTTATAAAACCCCAATTATTAGATCAATATGCGTTAGGATATTTTAAATCCATCAAAAACAGTGATTATTCTTTAGAAACTGAAGTTTTTTATAAAGATATTCAAAATAGAATCGATTATATAAACGGTGCAAATTTAGTTGCCAATAACGAGATTGAAACTGTAATTTTAAACGGACAAGCAAGAGCTTATGGTTTAGAGGTTTTATTCAAAAAGAATGTAGGAGATTTTCAAGGTTGGTTTGCATACACTTTATCAAGATCAGAACAACAAACTTTAGGCAGAACAGCTAACGAGCCGGGTATTAATAATGGTGAATGGTATCATTCTCCTTTTGATAAAACACATGATATTTCTGTAAATACAAGTTATGAGTTGTCTAAAAAATGGTCGTTAAATGCCAACTTTTTACTACAAACTGGCCAACCTACAAATTACCCTGTTGGGCAATATGAAGTGCAAGGTTTAAATGTTCCTATTTTTGATGATAATAGAAGAAATGCAGATAGATTGCCAGCCTATCACAGATTAGATGTATCTGCTACTTTAACCCCTGATAAAAATAAAAATAAAGAATGGCAAGGAGAATGGGTTTTTGGCCTCTATAATGTATATGGAAGACAAAATGCGGCTTCTATCAATTTTAGACAAAATACAGAAACCTTTAGAAATGAAGCAATTCAGACTTCTATTTTTGGTTTAGTACCCTCTGTAACCTACAATTTTAAATTTTAA
- a CDS encoding DUF4249 family protein codes for MKKRYILPLLMLIFFANCEKVVDIDVPSIEPKLIIDASFEVYFDESPVTANTTVKLKLSADYFDEVIPTVTNATVFVTNLSDNTIINYADTNADGSYEPITAFIPLDNTAYELTVIHDNETYKGKATKIKSTPLTSVVQGDETLFSGNETELKVDFTDVGPEENFYLFDFTNNLFTSIEDRFFNNVDYNFSYFYGEDDIDLPTVVTIKMSGMSKDYYTYFRILVGQSGQNSGGPFETVPSSLLGNMINTTNDDNFPLGYFHIAETDTFTLVLVDKNE; via the coding sequence ATGAAAAAGAGATATATACTACCTTTATTAATGCTAATCTTTTTTGCTAATTGTGAAAAAGTAGTTGATATTGATGTACCTTCTATCGAACCAAAATTAATTATAGATGCTTCTTTTGAAGTGTATTTTGATGAAAGTCCAGTAACAGCAAATACAACTGTAAAATTAAAATTATCTGCCGATTATTTTGATGAAGTCATTCCAACCGTTACCAATGCTACTGTTTTTGTGACCAATTTATCAGACAATACGATTATTAACTATGCTGATACCAATGCAGACGGAAGTTATGAACCCATAACAGCGTTTATCCCACTTGATAATACAGCGTATGAATTAACTGTAATTCATGATAATGAAACCTACAAAGGAAAAGCTACAAAAATAAAATCTACGCCGTTAACAAGTGTTGTTCAAGGAGATGAAACTTTATTTTCTGGAAATGAAACCGAATTAAAAGTAGATTTTACGGATGTAGGACCCGAAGAAAATTTTTATTTATTCGACTTTACAAATAATTTATTTACCTCTATTGAAGACCGTTTCTTTAATAATGTGGATTATAATTTCTCTTATTTTTATGGTGAGGATGATATTGATTTACCAACTGTGGTCACTATAAAAATGTCGGGAATGTCTAAAGACTATTACACTTATTTTAGAATTTTGGTAGGTCAGAGTGGTCAAAATTCTGGAGGTCCTTTTGAAACTGTTCCATCTTCTTTATTAGGTAATATGATCAATACCACAAATGACGATAATTTTCCTTTAGGCTATTTTCATATTGCAGAAACTGATACTTTTACCTTAGTTTTGGTTGATAAAAATGAATAG